A window from Vicia villosa cultivar HV-30 ecotype Madison, WI unplaced genomic scaffold, Vvil1.0 ctg.000493F_1_1, whole genome shotgun sequence encodes these proteins:
- the LOC131628911 gene encoding uncharacterized protein LOC131628911, which translates to MDKWRSIPLSKEEEEGVVVEEEEICEEESFQRTLAAKLWTESSFNARAFKSTMINAWKLKNQVETQNLGKNLFLFKFATKRDMEYILRNGPWSFDRSLLVLNRISGDEQPSDLNMHFASFWVRIYELPLNLRSDSMAKKIGSVLGNFEEMDNREVCRNGRFLRIKVKLDLRAPLKRGTMVKVKEKNLRVHFKYERLPLFCYVCGRLGHQIKDCETVEDLSEEGFEELEEQDLSYGQWLRASPLPKASEDQKKRDSSSGTCTRSLFQASSGHSRCEAKSKEQIEEAEVQQNQGAKEVGAEREDGTGSAMASKQKAVEIDKVVESFGVVDLSIEGVGEGNQSKGSSVQKRKWVRKKPSRKGTSPQNKSKILETSKSQLVEVMITEGTIDACGSGDKKRKQESKEEGIKQTVPEVVLETQHRLHQ; encoded by the coding sequence ATGGACAAGTGGAGGAGCATCCCGTTAtcaaaagaagaggaagaaggagtGGTTGTGGAGGAAGAAGAGATTTGCGAAGAGGAATCCTTTCAGAGAACTTTAGCTGCTAAATTATGGACTGAAAGTAGTTTCAACGCCAGAGCTTTCAAGAGTACGATGATAAATGCGTGGAAACTCAAGAATCAGGTGGAGACTCAAAATTTGGGGAAAAACCTATTCTTGTTCAAGTTTGCTACAAAAAGGGATATGGAGTACATTCTCAGAAATGGGCCCTGGAGTTTCGACAGATCTCTACTGGTTCTAAATCGCATCTCCGGAGACGAACAACCGTCGGATCTGAATATGCACTTTGCTTCCTTCTGGGTGAGGATTTACGAACTCCCCTTAAACCTAAGATCGGACTCTATGGCAAAGAAGATAGGGAGCGTTTTGGGAAACTTTGAAGAGATGGATAATAGAGAAGTCTGTAGAAATGGTAGGTTTTTACGTATTAAGGTAAAGCTGGATCTACGAGCGCCATTAAAAAGAGGAACGATGGTGAAAGTCAAGGAGAAGAACCTAAGAGTCCATTTTAAGTATGAAAGACTACCTTTGTTTTGCTATGTCTGTGGCAGACTAGGGCATCAAATAAAAGATTGTGAGACCGTTGAGGATCTCTCTGAAGAAGGTTTTGAGGAACTTGAAGAACAGGATCTATCGTATGGACAGTGGCTTCGAGCATCTCCCCTACCAAAAGCAAGTGAAGATCAGAAAAAGAGAGATTCAAGCTCAGGTACATGTACTAGAAGTTTGTTCCAAGCTTCATCAGGACATAGCAGGTGTGAAGCTAAATCGAAGGAGCAGATAGAGGAAGCAGAAGTACAACAAAATCAAGGTGCCAAGGAGGTTGGGGCAGAAAGAGAGGATGGAACTGGGAGCGCAATGGCATCAAAACAGAAGGCGGTCGAGATTGATAAAGTGGTGGAATCGTTTGGGGTTGTGGACTTATCTATTGAAGGAGTAGGGGAAGGCAATCAATCCAAAGGCTCTTCGGTGCAAAAAAGGAAGTGGGTCAGAAAGAAACCTTCAAGGAAAGGAACTAGTCctcaaaacaaatccaaaattctGGAGACTAGCAAAAGTCAACTGGTAGAGGTAATGATAACTGAAGGCACAATTGACGCTTGTGGTAGTGGAGATAAGAAGAGGAAACAGGAGTCGAAGGAAGAAGGAATCAAGCAAACAGTaccagaggtggtgttggaaACCCAACACCGCCTACACCAATGA
- the LOC131628967 gene encoding uncharacterized protein LOC131628967 — translation MSGGLSPTHHVIVQALLSRGPLKEKDLHSMFENLTKKSPGTDRRLFDAFILAINKALTCANFELRACIDQYDGQVYYGVVNTVSDEQSKLGTKYTVPQIAFYKAIIEAIVQDGSANGFISTIGALNLNLDSQITTVTGSEPQGGQQQSQGSQSQVPYAFKSFNLSQKEKTLHELVRDSWLYLTTDGDVRLGVKSFLDLRSWFRSNDVPSCQVCNEAGIKAELCKNENCTVRIHHYCLKQLFSQIKAAKVCPSCGTSWPFTIPKAEYVQTEDDNGPSQSQRATGSKGKKRRANMIVEDDGVGCSNQDELNEHRGSQHDNGRAQTRNTRLRRTHEADIAGPSASQSSSAVPDLRRVTRKSSRPT, via the exons ATGTCGGGTGGTTTAAGCCCAACACACCATGTCATAGTTCAAGCTCTTTTGTCACGGGGCCCACTCAAGGAGAAAGACTTGCACTCCATGTTTGAGAACCTCACTAAGAAAAGTCCag GCACTGATCGTCGGCTATTTGATGCGTTTATTCTGGCAATAAACAAGGCTCTGACTTGTGCTAATTTTGAGTTGCGTGCCTGCATTGATCAATATGATGGCCAAGTTTATTATGGGGTTGTTAATACTGTTTCCGATGAACAATCGAAGCTCGGGACGAAGTATACTGTTCCTCAAATTGCTTTTTATAAGGCCATC ATTGAAGCGATAGTTCAAGATGGCAGTGCAAATGGTTTTATCTCCACCATTGGTGCTCTCAATCTTAATTTGGATAGCCAG ATCACAACTGTGACTGGTTCAGAGCCTCAAGGGGGCCAACAACAATCTCAAGGAAGCCAATCACAAGTGCCATATGCATTTAAGAGTTTTAATTTGTCTCAAAAGGAAAAAACTCTGCATGAACTTGTGAGAGACTCGTGGCTTTATTTGACCACAGATGGTGATGTTAGACTTGGTGTAAAATCATTCCTTGATCTCCGCAGTTGGTTTCGAAGTAATGATGTTCCATCCTGTCAAGTTTGCAATGAAGCTGGAATTAAG GCAGAGTTGTGCAAAAATGAAAATTGTACTGTACGAATTCATCACTACTGCCTGAAGCAACTTTTCTCCCAGATAAAG GCTGCAAAAGTCTGCCCAAGTTGTGGCACTTCATGGCCATTTACAATACCCAAAGCAGAATACGTACAGACTGAAGATGACAATGGACCTAGTCAAAGCCAACGAGCTACTGGTTCTAAAGGAAAGAAGCGAAGAGCCAATATGATTGTTGAAGATGATGGAGTTGGATGCAGCAATCAGGATGAGCTCAATGAACATAGAGGAAGCCAGCATGACAATGGACGTGCACAGACAAGGAATACTAGACTACGTAGAACTCACGAAGCAGATATAGCAGGCCCTAGTGCGTCTCAATCATCATCAGCTGTCCCTGATTTGAGAAGAGTTACTCGGAAATCTTCTCGTCCAACGTAA
- the LOC131628943 gene encoding protein ALTERED PHOSPHATE STARVATION RESPONSE 1-like, whose protein sequence is MGASSSKLDDDKALQLCRERKKFVRQALDGRCSLAAAYVSYVQSLRIAGTALRKFSEPEAPIESSLYTSTNATPEPLVFNEKTPSQFSFSSPSASQRIDPHENFSPTPSPPSATKFQANHMRFSSSSSKKVEEKPPAPVIGTVTSSAAPQNAAPFSADRSETSAFEDSSLPNGTQPWDFFGLFHPMDHQFSFQEGKGMHRDMGIADDITRLREEEGIPGLEDDEEKVSSQGSEVSHDSVDEFDDEPATDTLVRKFENFNRVSDHVQANGFHGADKPQAGDSVVNGEKESFASPDVSPLKTATTVSALPTETNKSVEKENHSENKVVPKDFFASMKEIEYLFVRASESGKEVPRMLEANKLHFRPIFPGKENSSMGSSFLKACFSCGEDPSQVPEEPAQNSVKYLTWHRTMSSRSNSSRNPLGANSKDDIDNHTNNLFDSFCMISGSHASTLDRLFAWERKLYDEVKASGVIRKEYDTKCKILQHLESKGEKTSTIDKTRAVVKDLHSRIRVAILRIDSISKRIEELRDKELQPQLEELIEGLSRMWETMFDCHKLQFQILSTAYYNNHARITLHSETRKQIASYLESELHFLASSFTKWVGAQKSYLEAINGWLNKCVSLQQKTAKKKRRPQPPLLRMYGPPIYATCGIWLDKLGELPTQEVVDSIRSLASETSRFLPRQEKSHAKVAKHPHVASSWNTDIGNESSDNLLGDDASEDWLSGFDQFRASFIRFLGQLNNFSGSSVKMYTELRQAIQHSKTHYHHHRSNSQTQDDHSKLESKVEESENQNSKQ, encoded by the exons ATGGGGGCGTCTAGCTCCAAATTGGATGATGATAAGGCACTCCAACTGTGCCGTGAAAGGAAGAAATTTGTTAGGCAAGCACTTGATGGGCGATGCTCGCTCGCAGCAGCCTATGTTTCATATGTCCAGTCGTTGAGAATTGCAGGAACGGCTCTGAGGAAGTTCTCAGAACCTGAAGCGCCGATTGAATCTTCCTTGTATACGTCCACTAATGCAACACCCGAGCCACTTGTTTTTAATGAGAAAACCCCGTCTCAGTTTTCATTCTCTTCACCGTCTGCATCACAGCGCATTGATCCACATGAAAACTTTTCTCCAACGCCCTCTCCTCCCAGTGCTACTAAGTTCCAAGCTAATCATATGAGGTTTAGCAGTAGTTCGTCTAAAAAGGTAGAAGAAAAACCTCCTGCGCCTGTTATAGGAACAGTAACATCATCGGCTGCTCCGCAAAATGCCGCTCCCTTTTCTGCCGATAGGTCTGAAACTTCAGCGTTTGAAGattcttcacttccaaatggAACTCAACCATGGGATTTTTTCGGTCTTTTTCATCCTATGGACCATCAATTTTCTTttcaagaaggaaagggaatGCATCGAGATATGGGAATTGCCGATGATATAACAAGATTAAGGGAGGAGGAAGGGATTCCGGGGTTGGAGGACGATGAAGAGAAGGTTTCTTCTCAAGGAAGTGAGGTCTCTCATGACTCTGTAGATGAATTTGATGATGAGCCTGCCACAGATACACTCGTccgaaaatttgaaaattttaatagaGTAAGTGACCATGTTCAAGCCAATGGATTTCATGGCGCAGATAAGCCTCAAGCAGGGGATTCGGTTGTGAATGGGGAGAAGGAGAGCTTTGCCTCTCCTGATGTATCACCACTAAAGACAGCAACTACTGTATCAGCGCTTCCAACTGAAACAAATAAGTCAGTGGAGAAAGAAAACCACTCTGAAAATAAAGTTGTACCTAAGGACTTTTTCGCAAGCATGAAAGAAATTGAATATCTCTTTGTTAGAGCATCTGAATCTGGAAAAGAGGTTCCAAGAATGCTTGAAGCAAATAAGTTACACTTTCGTCCGATATTTCCTGGCAAAGAAA ATTCTTCGATGGGGTCCTCATTTTTGAAGGCTTGTTTCTCTTGTGGGGAAGATCCAAGTCAAGTTCCAGAAG AACCTGCTCAAAACTCGGTCAAGTACTTAACTTGGCATAGGACAATGTCATCTCGATCCAATTCATCCAGAAATCCTTTGGGAGCAAACTCAAAAGATGATATAGACAACCATACAAATAATCTCTTTGATAGTTTCTGTATGATCTCTGGAAGCCATGCATCGACCTTGGATAGATTATTTGCGTGGGAAAGAAAGCTCTACGATGAAGTCAAG GCTAGTGGGGTGATCAGAAAGGAATATGACACCAAGTGTAAAATCTTGCAGCATTTGGAATCAAAAGGAGAGAAGACTTCTACGATTGATAAAACCCGTGCTGTAGTTAAGGATCTGCATTCAAGAATCAGAGTTGCAATTCTGAGGATAGACTCTATATCTAAGAGGATCGAGGAATTGCGAGACAAAGAACTTCAGCCACAACTCGAGGAGTTAATTGAAGG GTTAAGTCGGATGTGGGAAACTATGTTTGATTGCCACAAGCTTCAGTTTCAGATTCTGTCAACAGCATATTACAACAACCATGCTAGAATCACCTTGCATTCCGAAACACGTAAACAAATTGCTTCCTATCTTGAAAGTGAACTCCATTTTCTAGCATCAagttttaccaaatgggttggaGCTCAAAAATCTTATCTAGAGGCTATAAACGGATGGCTAAACAAATGTGTCTCTCTTCAACAAAAAACCGCCAAGAAAAAAAGAAGGCCTCAACCTCCACTCCTCAGAATGTACGGTCCGCCAATTTACGCCACCTGTGGTATCTGGTTGGATAAGCTCGGCGAATTACCTACCCAAGAAGTCGTAGATTCCATCAGGAGTTTAGCAAGTGAAACTTCCCGATTCTTACCGCGTCAAGAGAAGAGCCATGCTAAAGTTGCAAAACATCCTCATGTAGCATCATCCTGGAACACAGACATCGGCAACGAGTCATCGGATAATCTATTGGGAGACGACGCTTCGGAGGACTGGTTGTCGGGTTTTGATCAATTTCGAGCAAGCTTTATAAGATTTCTCGGTCAGCTAAATAATTTTTCCGGGTCTTCTGTCAAGATGTACACGGAGCTGAGACAAGCCATTCAGCATTCCAAGACTCACTATCATCATCATAGATCAAATTCTCAGACTCAAGATGATCATTCAAAGCTAGAATCAAAAGTTGAAGAGTCTGagaatcaaaattcaaaacagtAA
- the LOC131628944 gene encoding uncharacterized protein LOC131628944, with the protein MMKHESRIPTSTENYEEGETDESLSSSSSSEDDEEEEIEKVLADVTFEELQKARSNGAHAVFKKSGEAKKLKRANKNRPMEASSKKPVPAFRDVIQAPKKVVRDPRFESLCGTLDPDGFRKRYNFLYEKDLPAERQALKMEMKKQKDPERKSEIEERILWVDKQLKSDSSKNVETNILAKHKKKEREAAKQGKRPFYLKKSEIRKQRLIEKYEDLKTSGKLESYIEKKRKRNAAKDHKLMPYRRFGDNEE; encoded by the exons ATGATGAAGCATGAAAGCAGAATCCCAACTTCCACTGAAAATTACGAGGAGGGTGAGACTGATGAGTCACTGTCTTCTTCTAGTTCATCAGAAGAT GATGAGGAGGAAGAGATAGAGAAGGTGCTTGCTGATGTAACTTTTGAGGAGTTGCAAAAAGCTCGATCAAATGGGGCACATGCGGTTTTCAAGAAAAGTGGAGAAGCCAAGAAGTTAAAAAGGGCCAATAAGAATAG GCCAATGGAAGCTAGTAGCAAAAAGCCAGTTCCTGCTTTTCGAGATGTCATCCAAGCTCCTAAGAAG GTTGTACGCGACCCACGATTTGAATCTCTTTGTGGTACACTCGATCCTGATGG GTTTAGAAAGAGATATAATTTCTTATATGAAAAGGATCTTCCTGCTGAAAGACAG GCTCTTAAAATGGAAATGAAAAAACAGAAAGATCCTGAGCGGAAAAGTGAAATAGAAGAACGCATATTGTGGGTT GATAAACAGTTGAAATCTGATTCATCAAAAAATGTTGAGACAAATATTTTAGCTAAACAcaagaagaaagaaagagaagcaGCAAAGCAGGGAAAACGTCCTTTCTATCTCAAGAAAT CTGAAATCCGAAAACAAAGGCttattgaaaaatatgaggatcTCAAG ACGTCTGGAAAACTTGAATCATATATCGagaaaaagaggaagaggaaTGCTGCCAAGGACCATAAGCTCATGCCATATCGTAGATTTGGTGACAACGAAGAGTAA